Genomic segment of Camelus bactrianus isolate YW-2024 breed Bactrian camel chromosome 33, ASM4877302v1, whole genome shotgun sequence:
CCTACATTGCCccatccagaagcagagcctgattCAAGGACTTGTGGGTGGGTGGTTTATTTGGAAGGTGATCACAGGGAACAAGAGTGAGGGACCAAGAGAAGGAAAAGCCAAAACAAGAATATGTTCTCAAGCTGGTCATGCTGGGAGATGCTGGACCTTGATCCCACTGGAATGTTCCTTGGAGCATATAGAGACCTCTTCCAACTGTCCCCTGATCATTGACAGGAGAAGCCCTGATCCATCTGCTCCTGAACCCCACTGGTTGAAGCTTCCCCCAGAGATGCTGACTGCTGTGCACTTTGGGGCTGCCGGTGCATGAGGGTCCATGGACTACCCCTGAACAGAAGGAGCCAGGGCAGAAAGCAAATGATGGGCAGTGGACACTGGAGAAGAGACTTGTCAGCACAGAGGGAGTTGGAGCCTGCTCAGAACTGGGTGGAATCAGAGGTGGAGCTGAGAGGATGTAAGAGAAGAGGCATCAGCTGAATGTGCTGTGACGGAGACGTGCTCGGAGGTTGTAGGAGGGGCGTTTGACCCAGCTAGAGTGTTCAATGCACATTTGTTGCAGTAAAATACATGATTTATTAAATTATGCTAAATGAGGTTAGGAGACTCTCCCGAAACTTGAGATAGTGTAAGATCTGAGCCCGCAATTCAAACCTGGGACAAAGAGACCACACAATTAGTAGAACAAGGGCTATGCGGCATGATGCAACAGAGTTGAAGAAAGCGAGACACTCACATGGAGGAGGTGTCTATCAGTCCATCAGGCTGAATGGACAAGTCCATGGACAGGCTTCTAAAGCAAGGTGGTTGGTCTGGAGATGCCCCAAGGGCAAACGGGCAGGGCCAACAGACCCAGGGAGTGGAAAGAATGCTCAGGAGTGGAATGGAACTCAAGAGCCCTGGGTTCTATCCTCAACCAGCTCAATCTTACCATGTCACCTCcaggcctcagtcttctcatctgccAAATGGAGAGAGTAGTGTTCAATCTGACTTGTCTCAGTAATGCACTGGGCATACTGCTGTCACTGACTGTAAGACATCCAGTCCTCTTGTCACTGTGAGCTCTTGGAGGGCAGACACTCTTGTTTTATCTCTGTGTCCTTCACACCCAACCAATGGCTAATATAGAGCATAAGGACTCAGTACatttttgatgaataaatgaatgcatgaaaaaTGGATTTCCTCACAAGGAAAAGCATGTGCAAGAAATAGAAGAAGTATAATATCCAAACAGGAGACGGCAGTGATGGTAACGGTAGCCTGAGGCTGAATGGATCCTTGGGAGACATTAGACTGAGACAAAAATAAAGCAGGCTGTACATAAACTTGATTTTCCTTTCAGGCTTGTCATCTTCTTGGCTTCGTCCTGGCATATCATGATTATTCCCTTCCCTGCTGTTCTCACCCTGTAGCTCTTAGGTGCTGGAGAGACTCAGGGCTACAGACTAAACAGGAAGCCTAGAGCAAGGGGATGTGGTCAGGAGGCAAGGCGAAGGACCGTGAAAACATTGAACATGCAGCCGTTCACCCCTTCAGCAAACATTCATTGAGAACCTGCCCTGGGCAGGCCCTCTGGGAATACAGCAGGCAACAAGACACAATCTGCTCCTCCTTGGCTTACCTCtgctgtatacacacacacacacacacacacacacacacacacacacacacacacacacagcccactcAGAGCTTCTCCGCCTACCTCGTCCCCTGCGCCCTCCCCCAGTACTGTGGAACTGAAGTCACCCACACTCTGAAATAGCCTTGCAGCTGGAAGGACCCTCAGTGTCCTCAAGTCCAACGTCAGCCTTATACAAACAAGGCCCCTGGGGCCCACCAGCTCCTGGGACTAGAACAGAAGACAGGGTTCTGACATtgtccagccccctccctccccacggCTCCCTGCCCGTGTATGAGAAGCCTCATCCGAGGTTTTGGGGAGGAGGAGACAACCCCCGTGGGTCTGGAGGAAACATCCCGGAGACGGAGTCTACTGAGACCTCCAGCGCTGCCCCACCGGCTGTTTTGCTGGCCTGCTGctgcttggggggtggggggtggggacagaacATTTTCACTTCTGGTCCCCAAGTGTGAGAATTCACCAGGCCACTGGCTTCCTGTTTTGTACCAGATCTGCTTAAATATCACGGCTTCTAGATGGTTTTTGATCActaagcagttttttaaaatacagtaatgaTACTCCCATGAGCTCCCACTTCGAGGTTCTAAGAACCCCAAGCCAGAGAGAGGGGTATCGTAGATGTTGGCCCCTCTGTGGCTGCTGGCAGGAGCAAGGTCATGACGACGGAAAAGGAAGCTGCAGGAGGGCAGAGCCCCCTCCTCACCTGCGCAGCCTCTTCGTGGGCTTGGCCATCCCTTAGGTTGTCCCTTCAATAGGAAAAGTCACTGTGTCTGCACTTTCTCCAGATTTGTATCTGCTGATGATTAAAGGGTGGGACATGATGCAGGACGGGAAGAGAAAATCCAAAGCTTTGGTTTTCAGAGCACCTGGGATTGGACCAGGGATGAAGCAAGACCCAAGATGCCCCCAAAGAGACCGAAGAAGCCTCCAATATAATTTCCTGAGAAGTTCCTGGCTGCAGCCAGAGCCGTACAAGTCACCATGGAGAACTCAGAAAAGGTGTTAAGACCTGATTTTTGCCTACAAGAAGTATTCATCAAATAGGAGGGAGTGAGGTTAATCTCAAGAGAGACTGGGTTCCCccacagtgcttagcacagttcCTAGCACATTATAGAAGCTTCATGAATGAATACAAGGGAATGATCATAAGTTATGGGAGCCAGAGagtattttgtattaaaaagcAGAGGACAAGAAGATCTCCAGGTCTTAAAGAACTTTGGGGATGTGAAAATTGAGCGAGCACAAAGAACAGGCAGAATTCGGTGATTTGGAGGCCATATAGGggatataaaaaataatagaaagaatAAGGAATGGGTCAGTGAGAAGTTCAGAGCTGAGGACAGAAGCCCTTCTCACCACACCAGGGGACCCAGAAAAGAGATTAGAGACCAGAGGGAGGGGCCTGCTTCCTTGGGGACCGGGAGCTTGGGAAGCTGCTAGCCTGGGTAGAGGCTAAAAGTAACAGAGgattataaggaaaataaattctgGCCTGGCCTAAGCAAATCATTTCACTAGAACTTGAGCCTCTGTTCCCTCACCTGGAAGCTGGGAGTATGCAGTGAGACAGTGCGTATGAAATCCCTGCTCTGCACTGATATGTGTCCAGCAAGCATTAGTGTTTTGTCTTCCTGCTAAAGAACAGCTTGGTTGGGAGTGGTCCAGTCTGGGATGCTGGTCGAACTTATCCAAGGTCAAAGACAGACTGAGTAATATTTACGATCCTCAAGCATCAGGGTCTAAAGGAACTAAAAGGTCACCTTTCAGTTGCCACCTCCTGAGTTAGAGCGTTATAACTACACTTGGTACTTACATCTTttgtttattgaatgcctactatgtgccaagtccTATGGGAAAGACAGAGAGTACAGAGATTAAAGATAGTAATAATAAGACCCTCTTTTTTCCCgcaagaaaaagagaggagactTGGAGAAGCAGTACAATCCCTGAATTTCTAGATGCTGAAACGAAAGCCCAGGGTGGGGACGTGATAGCCCGCGGCCACACAGCATGGCAGGACAGGTCAAGACCAGACCTTCATCTACGGTGTTCAGCCCTCCTCCTACCAAGCCCTGAGGTCAGGCTGCATCTGTGCGGCCTCAGGCTCTACTCGGGCTCCAGTGCAGTCAGTGGCTGGCTGTACAGCCTACCTCTGTAAGCCTCAGTCTCTCCATAAGTAAAAGGGGGCCAATAATCATCTCCATGTCACAAGGTTGCAGGAGGCTCTGGCACGGCCGTGAGTCTGGGTGCCCGGCCAGTGCCCAGAACAACCAGACCTAGAGCCAGATTTCTAGGCACCTGCTCCCTAATCATTTCTGAATGAGTTGGAATCTGCCTCCAACAAAAATATGGATAATCctagggtggggcctggggccccAGAGGAAAGAAAGCTGTGCTAGCCAGACTACGGAAGTCAGGAAAGCGAGGGGGAGGCAAAGAGGACCGGGAACACGTCAGAGGACCCTAAAAGAGGAAGTGGCTCAGTCTCAGTTCCGCTCCCAAGGATAGGAAATACCCTCCATTCTCCCGGCCCTCCGCATCTGTCCCTGTCTCCTTACCTGATACCACCAAACCTAGGGCCAAGACCACCTGGGCCCTGCGCTCCATCCTTTCGGTTTCCCCAAGGGCACTGAGTTCTGAACACTTGCAGGGGCAGACCCAGGCTCCACGCTGAGCAGGGCATGGTTGAGGTTTTATTGAGACTGGACAACCCCTGGGCCAAGAAATGGAACTCAGCCCTCAGAACTGAAGTTCAAGGAAGAAGGCCACCAAAGTCAGCCCATCTCCCTGACCCCTAATAGGCCTTCAAGGAAGGGAGGGATCCAGAGTCACTGAGGCTATTCCCCACCTCCACCTACTCAGGAGTAGAAGAGATGGGGCCCAGTTGAAGACCTCCAAATCCAGAGACTGGGTTTATTAAGTAGGAGCCTGGCTACACTAGGAGAATGGCCCCCAGACCGTGGCAGGAAGTGAGGGGATAGGATCTGGTaagtcctctctctccttcctttttttctctgcaaTCTGCTAGAACCCAGAGCAAGAAAGACACCAGGCCTCTGTCAAGAGAGGATAGGAAGACAAATCATATGGCCTTTGGCCTCCTCGCCTGCCATTGTCCTGGGCCTCTGCATCTCATTGGCTTTCTTGCTGGGACATGAGTGGGGAGACTGGCAGCTGGTAGTTGTAACTGCAGGTGTCGGCATTGGCAGGACCCCTCTCAGACCCTGCTCCATCCACAGCTGCCCCAGGAACTCAGTGTCTGTCTCTGGATTGAACAACTCCGCCCTGAGCACTTAGGCTAACATCCCCACGTGGGCTCCACCTCAGGTCCAGCAGGGCACAGATGGGAGGAAGAAGTGATGACTCATGAGCAAACTGTTTGCTGTCCACCAGGCTATTCTTGGTTCTTGATTTCCCGTGTAcattagctgtgtgtgtgtgtgtgtgtgtgtgtgtgtgtgttttaagcctAATTTGGGTTCCTGTTCCCCACTCCTGCCATTTCTGGTCCACCTTCCACATCCCAGGGCAGGCCTTGCACAGGAAATGGAGAACATCTGGAGCCAGAGTTCTCCCTACCATGCCCATCCCATCCCAGGAACCTAAAAACAAGAACGTATTTCTGGACTGTTCTCAGCACTGCTCTCAAAATTGTTTAGGAGGCACAGAGGCTGGTCAGCAGCAGAGAAAACAGAGCCAGATGGAGGCCAGGTGTATGAGAGGGCATGAGgggtgtgggggcggggggggggggtgctgttgAAAGTGCCAGAAACACGTGCAGAGCGGAGCAGGGCAGAGTACAGGCCCCAGCTCAGCCTTCAGCTCTTAGGGGAAGTTGGTTCTGGGAGGAAAATTAAAAAGCTCCTGGAATCACGTCCCTGCCACATGGCTTGGCCTCCTGAGGGTATGACAGGTTTCTGGCCCTGGTGTCGGCTCTGCAGGGGAAGTGACAGGGGATGCTCCACGTAGTGCTGCCCTCTGGAGCCTCCAGGCCCCACCCACACCCGCCGAGCTGGGAGGACTCTGCTCTCCAGGGCACCTGGAACTCCTCCCACAGGCTCAGGGGCCTCTGGGAAACCAGCCCTACCTCTCTTGGGAATGTCcacctctctgtttctgtgagaaaGACACCATGACTTCCCCAGACACTGTCCCCAGAGGCCTGACTCCCTGCGGGACTCTCAGGCCTCAGCCTGGTGGTGTGCCTGGAGAAGATTCCTCATGTCCACGAGatgggccaggccaggccctgaAGACCCAGGGGGCAAAGGCAGCCCAGGGGagcccaggagaggcaggtgCTCAGCCAGGAGCCTCctcctaaagaaaaagaaaagggacagTGACAAAGAGACACATCTTGGGAAGGATTCCTCTAAACCATCACGTCTGGGCGGAGGAGCACGACAGAGGGAGAAACACGTGGGGAAGCTGAGTGTGGGCTCCAGTGAGGAGGAGAcgagagagaaacagagggtcCGTGAGGGACTGCTGGAGGGAGGAGATGTTTAGATGGGAGAAAGCAACTGTGATGCAGAGATGGGGTGGGCTTGAAGGCAGACGTGGAAGGGTGTGACCAAAGGGTCAGCCACCCAGAAGCAGGGACAGCTCCAGGGCTCAGAAAGTTCAGAAAGAAGTGCTACAGTGATGCTCCTtgaagagggttcccttttggaACTTTCATCTCAGAGCAAAGGATTGAGATAGAAAGCCCTACTCGAGAAGCTTCCATCTGATTAGAAATAGAACTTCCCCAGGAAAGAAAGACAGGACATGGATCAGGTGGACAGGTGGCAAAGGAGTGACCGGtgctggcaggaggtggggggacagCATGACCAGAGACCATCTCCTACCGCACCCACTCCCCAGAAGGCGGGGGATGAACTGAATCCTCTCTGGATTCCAAGCAGTCCCTGGTGCTGGCCTTGGGTGCGTGGACTATCTGAGGACCACACTGGAACATCAGACTCACTCAGGAACTCACCAACCTTCCACTCACTTCTCCGGGACTGCAGAACGCTGACACTCCCCTCATCAGACAAGCCTGTTGGAGAACTTCATGTAGCCGCCGTCTGGACTGCTGATGTGGCCACTGATGGTGAAGGGTGGACCCATCTCTAACTCCTTCAGGTTCCTGAGAAGGATGCTCCAATCAGGTTACTGGGGCTGGGAACTTGGCCTCTCCCTGGGAGCCCAACTCCCTAGACCAGAGCCTGGGAAGAACTTCCCATGATTCACTGACTCACTGACTTATCTTCCAGAATCAGAGTTACCCCATCTCTGAGATCGGGCGAGGAGCAGGCCTGCCCTGTGGCAGAGAGCAGATGAGATGACCTACTGCGAGCGGACTTTCTGACTCCCACTCTGTGAATCCCGATTGTTTTCACGTGCTCCTCTCTTTTGACACCATATTATGCCTGAGATTATATTATTTGTAGTCAAGCATGTGTCCACCACAGACAGTGAAATGCATAAAGACAGAGGCTATGTTCAGTATCTCTGTATCCTCAGAAACTAAAACCACAATACCTACCACAATAGATCCTTACTGAATAAATGATGGGTGAATCCATAAATGAATTGATGGACGGATGGTGCCCTCATGGGGGGGTGAATGTTAAGACAATCACTGTCATCAGGACCTTACATGATCCTGTTCATGGTCAAGTTTTCATTCATGGAACTTTCTAAATGGACCCTggctcctttcttttctcttgtttgcttaggggcacagggaggagacagggaagggaagcagtACGTTTTGGCTCcatctttgattttcttctcaGGCATATCaaacccaccaccaccatcccaccCAGATGTACCATGAATCTACTCACCGGACTTGGTACAAGTTGAAGACAAAATTAGGCCCTAGGAAGATAATTGGAAAAGGGGTTAGTACCTCCAGGGAGGGCTACCCATCACTCTTCTGGGAACACCGGTTTCTCCCTCATCCCTGTCTAGGAGGCATGGGGTGGCTGGGCTGGGCCTCAGGATACTGTGGGAGGGTCCCAGTCTCATTCAGTGTCTGCTTCCTACCCCCACCCATGAGGGCAGCCCATCTTCCCAGATGGAAACACCAGCTTTTGGGAGAATAGGTCCTGCCACTGGGGATACCTCCATCAAGGGCACTGATTCCCCTGGGAAGGAGGCTTCAATTCTGACTCTACCACTTTCCAACCCTGTGACTTTAGCCTCACAccctcatttattaaaaaaaaaaaatagagactaAGTATTCCACCTTTatatggaacttaaaaaaaaatcgtaTTAGGCAAAAGTGcattggcacacagtaggagctcaacAAACGTCCGTGGAAGGTGCTGAAGTTTGTGGCAGACCCGGGAGATGTTCTCGACCTCTTGGCACTCCTGCTCACCCGGGTCCTATGGGAAGTGCATATACAGATCAGAGGCGGGAGCACCGCAGCAAGTTCCAGGAGATGCCCAGAGGGGCTGAAGCATCAGCAAGCTTAGGGGAGGGCCCCAAGACCCACAGGCAGAGCAAGAGAGGCAGAAGGAGCCAGAGAAGGGGACACCTGCAGCTTGGCCTGTCTGGCCCATTGCCCTTGGCCTCAAGGCCCACACAGGCCTTGGGGATGGACTCTTGTGAGCTCTGAGGGGAGAGAAagctggctgctggctggggtGGGAAGAACCCCTACTCCCTCAATAGAGGCCCAAgtaccccacccccaacacctcAAGTGCTCAGCCACCCACTCAAGTCTTCAACCACTGCAGCCaccacaggaaatatttttacacGACACCATGCTGAAGAGTTTGCAGCCCCGCCTGGCCTGGCCAAATGCTACAGGAGAGGAgggctgggcagagctggggcgACAGGGTCCAGTGCTCACTCACCCTCCCAGCAGTACCCGCGCTGGTACCACTTGGCCAGGCTGTAGCCCAGGATGGACACGAGCAGCAGCGACAGCCCCACGCAGAGGATCAGGCCTAGGGTGCTAATGGAGTCGTCACCTGCAGAGAGACACACCTCCTTGGCTGGCTGCCCAGAACCCTCTCACAGCCCCGTATGCCAACTGACCTGCGCCATGTTTCACatatcctctcctccctccccactgccatcAAGATGACTGTCCCCTGAGTATCTGGATCTGAGCTAGCGAGTCCAGCTGAGCTGGACTAAGATGTGAATGTCTGATACCTGATTTTTTAGAGGCAGCTTGTTTATCCAAAGTAACAGTCCTCTGACAATAGAGATAGTTTGGAGCTGGGAGGCCCGCCTGAAGCCACAGGCATTCTACTTGTTGAAAAAGGCACTGCTGTTTGGGGAGGAGCCCAGGAGGTCTCTCCTCGCATCAAGCAAGAAGGGCAGCCTGGAAGGTCCCAGGAGCAGAGACACGCAGAGCCTCGGTTCTCTCCCCTCCGAGCCCACATAAGTGGTGACAGAGTGCTAACCCTTGGGCTCTGTTTGCTACTTATACTtaccacttcttccctttttgtggTGTGAGCTCTTAGctaaatttatgttttgtttgtgcaaccaagaaagagaaagagagaagctgGAAACTTGCTGAAGCAGAAGTCGAGAGGGAAATCAGGTTTCAGGAAGAGGCTGATCATGGGAGCAGGAAAGGACCCACCTCTGCcagggcagggaaggaagaggagaggcagCCCCGCTCCTGCTGGATAAGGAGCCAGGagtgagaaataataaaactgaTTCCCCATCTCCATGGCCCTGGAGTTCCAAGGCTCCAGAGGCGTTGCCGAGAGGCCAGGCAGGGCAGTGTTACACACAGCTTTGGCACAGCAGGCTTGAGTCTGAAGCCCATGCCCATTTGCAAAATCTGGGACCTGAGTAAATCCCTTTCCGTTGCTAGACTTCAATTTGGTCTTATGGAGAATAAGAATAACAATAAATACACATAGAGGTGTTGTAGTGGTTAATGGTGATGCCATCTACAGAGCACTTGGGAGAGGACCTGTCATACActaattgctcaataaatgttaattatatcaTTACTATTGTTGTCATTATTATCAGCAAATGGTGCAATTGTATTCTTAAGTATTTCACAATTCCCCCACCCAAGATTTCTCTCTTGCATGGCCCTGACCCTTCTTCCCATTAAAGCAGCCAGGTTGGTCTCAGAGAGAATATGACAGCCAAATGCAGAGAGAAAGGCTCTCTCCCCCTACTCGTAGATTTCAAAAGCCTGGGCCCTTAGAGAAAGGAGAGGACTCACAGCATAGGCAAGAGGTGAGCAGAAGCAAGATTGCGCTTCTCACTGTATTAGAGAAAAATCTccagcctgggggaagggaaggaagaaaactaGGCAAGAGAGATGgggcgggtggggtggggagagaagcacTGGAAAATATTGGAAAGATGTCATTGAGCCCCAGAGAGAAAGTCCTTGTTCCCTGATCCAAAGTGGAGCCCCAGGGAGTCAACAGAATTCCCAGAAAAAGCTGTGGGACCTGAGAGCTGGACTGAGCCCCAGAAAGACAGCAAGAGCCCAGTAAGGAGAGTCAGATTGGAACATCTGGGCAGATGGAGCCTCAGGCAGCCTT
This window contains:
- the SMIM35 gene encoding small integral membrane protein 35 yields the protein MGFRLKPAVPKLCERPPGLLPKQQCLFQQVECLWLQAGLPAPNYLYCQRTVTLDKQAASKKSGDDSISTLGLILCVGLSLLLVSILGYSLAKWYQRGYCWEGPNFVFNLYQVRNLKELEMGPPFTISGHISSPDGGYMKFSNRLV